AGTCGGTCATTATTGGAATCAACAAGATAGTCAAATTATATATTTATTAATTATTACTGTTGCAGCTACTGAAGTAAGTATAATGTTAGCAATTTTTTTAAAAATATATCAACGGTATAATACGTTAGATATATGTAAATTAAGTGAGATCGATAAATGAATCTAATTTATTATATTGGAATATTTCCACTACTTAGTTTTTTTTTATTGACTATTTTTCAAAGATTTTTTTTAAAAAAAATTGTTTCAATTATTAGTATCTTTTCTATATTAATGTCTTTTTTTTTATTTTTATATGTTATATACGATTACATTAAAATGTATAGTACATCAAAAGTTTTTTTTATTCCTTTATTAAACTGGATGTATATAAATAATTATGGTATTAAATTAAATTTTTTAGTAGATTTTTTTTCTTTATCTATGTTAGGAACAGTAATATTAATTAGTTTATGTATATATTTATATTCATTATGGTATATGAAGGATTCTTTAGAATATACTAAATATTTTATATATATGAATTTGTTTGTTTCATTTATGATTTTTTTTGTTTTATCTAGCAATTTAATTATTATGTTTTGTATTTGGGAGTTAGTAGGAATTTGTTCATATTTATTAATTGGTTTTTATTTTAAACAAGAGAAAAACGGATATTCTGCAATTAAATCTTTTTTAATGACTCGATTTAGTGATATATTTTTTTTAATTTCTATATTTTTAATCTTATTACATTTTAATACAACCGATTTTTTTATATTAAAATATTTTACTGAAGAAATTGTTTTTTTAAATTATCATACTAATTATTTATTTTGGATTTCTTTTTGTTTAATAGTTGCTTCGATTGGAAAATCAGCACAAATTCCATTACATACCTGGTTAATAGGTGCTATGGTTGGCCCCACACCTGCATCAGCTTTAATTCATGCAGCTACTATGGTTGCTATGGGTATTTATTTAATTATTCGAGTTCATTTTTTGTTTTTTTATAATACTAATATAATGTTTATACTTTCTCTAATAGGATGCTTTACTCTTTTAATATCTAGTTTTTCTGCTATTTTTGAAAAAAACATTAAGCGTATTTTAGCTTTTTCTACGATTAGTCAAATAGGTTATATGTTTTTAGCGTTAGGTTCTAAAAATATTAAAGGTACTTTCCTACATTTGATATGCCATGCTTTTTTTAAATCTTTATTATTTTTATCTGCCGGATCGATTATAAAACATACAAATAATGAACAAAATATTTTTAAAATGGGTTGTTTATATAAAAAATTACCTTTTATATATATGACGTTTTTAACTGGAATTATTTCTTTAATATCTTTTCCATTTATAACATCTAGTTTTTATAGTAAGGGTGATATTTTATTTAATATTTTCGATAAAAAGGAAATTTTATTTTTATTTTGTAGTTTTTTAGGAATTTTGTTTACTTCTATTTATTCTTGTAGAATGTTTTTTTTTATTTTTCACGGACAAAATAAATCTAATTTTATTGCTATTAAAAAAAATTTTTTTCATGATATATCTTTATTTATTTTATGTATTGGTTGTACTCCTATTACATGGTATTTTATTTCTAATGTATTTTATAAAATTATTTTTACCCCTGTTCTTAACGGTAGTACACATTCAGTATATCTTGAATATATTTCTTTTGGTATCACAACAATTGGTTTTATTATTTTTTTTATTTTTTATTTAAATCAATATTTAATTTTAAAAAAATATTGTTTAGAAAGTATATTGTATCCAGTGTATTCTTTAATTTTAAATAATTGGTTTTTTGATATGTTTTATTTTTATTTGATTATACAACCATACTATATGATATCAAATTATTTAAATAGTAAAAAATTCTTTTATATAGAAAGATTTTTTTTGAATTTAATTTGTTTTTTTAAAAGTAAATTATTTCAGATAAAATCAATAGATATTGTTTACCATATTAGATGGTATATTTTTTGTTTAACTGCATGTTTATTAATTATTTTTATTAATAAAAATAATTATATATAAGTTAGTTAGTTTCACTAATATTAGTGGATTTTTATATTTACATAATATTAATATATAGCAAGGATAGTATATTTTATGATTATTTTAGTTTTTATGGCTATACCTTTGATTGGTGCAATATTATCATTGTTAACGTATTTTTTAAATAAAAAACTTCCTCGTTATATGGCTTTTTTGTCTATTATGACTTGTTTGTTTTTTTCAATATTTTTCTTTTACACTAATAGTCATATTAATAATTCTAGTTTTTCAGACAATTCATTGATTTTTTCATTTTATAAAATATGGATTCCAAGATATGGAATTTCTTTTTATTTAGGTGTAGATAAATTATCATTGCTTATGATTTTTTTAACTTCTCTGATGGGTATTTGTTCGATATCTTGTGAATGGGATATTTTAAATAAAAATATTGGAATATTTTATTTTTGTGTACAACTTATTATTTTAGGTATTTTTGGTATCTTTCTGTCTTTTGATATGTTGTTATTTTTTTTCTTTTGGGAAATTATATTAATACCTATGTATTTTTTAATTATTTTTTGGAACAATTCTTATGAAAATAATTGTAAAAGTATTTATGTTGCACGTAAATTTTTCATATATTCTCAATTATCTAGTTTTATTTTACTTTTTTCTATTTTAAATTTAGCATGTATTTATCATAGTTATTCTGGAATTTGGACATTTAATTATTTTATATTAAAAAATATAAAAATGTCTTTATATATGGAAATTTTTGTGATGTTTAGTTTATTACTGTCACTTGTAATAAAACTTCCCTTATTTCCTTTTGATGATTGGTTACCAGATATTCAAGAAATTATTTCTCCCTCTGGTTCCGTTGATTTAGTTGGAATTTTATTGAAACCTGCAATATATGGATTATTAAGATATCATTTAGTTTTGTTTCCCCGTACATCTCATATGTTTTCTTTAATTTTTATTAGTTTGGGTTTATTTACAATGTTATATGGTTCTATTATGGCTTTTTCTCAAACAAATATAAAAAGATTATTAGCTTATTCTTCTATTTCTAATATGGGAATAATTTTTGCTTCTTTATATAGCGAAAATATATTTTCTTATCAAGGTGTTATGATTTATTTTGTATCTTATGTTATTTCTACTGCAGCATTATTAATTATTATTGGAAAAATCTTTTTTCATATTAAAACTCAAAATATTTTATATATGGGTGGATTATGGTCTTGTATGTATTTTATTCCTTCATTTTTTTTGTTTTTTTCTTTTGCAAATCTAAGTATTCCTTTAACAGGAAATTTTAGCGGTAAATTTATGATGTTATGGGGTATTTTTTCTTTTTATCCTGTTTTAGGGTATTTATTTGCATTTTGTTTATTTTTATCTTCTATTTATTCTGTAATCTTAATACAACGTGTATGTTACGGTTCTACGAATCACGTTATTTTACAAAATGAATTAAATATTTTTCATTTAATAATTTTGATTTTTTTTGCATGTTTTTTAATTCTTATAGGATTATATCCTAAACTGTTTTTGCAATTCTCATATGAAATTTCAGATCAGTTATATAGAAATTACATATCCTTTTTTAATAAATAGGTAATAAAATTATGATTAGATTATTTTATAGTATTATTCCAATATTACCAATATTAATATTAATTTCTTCTATTTTAATAATTTTATTTGTCTCTTTTTATAAAAAAAAAACATATTTAGGGTGTATGATTATTATTTTTAGTATTTTTTTTAGTATAATATCTATTATATATTCAAAATATTTTATGTTAGAGTATTTTTCAGAATTAATTAAAATTGATAAATATTCTTACTTTTTTATATTTATGTTATTAATTTCAAGTTTTTATACTTGCGCATTTTCATATAATTGGTTGTCTTATGGTAATTATCATTCAATAGAATTTTATTTGTTTCTTCTTTTATCTGTTTTAGGTGGAATTTTAGTTTCTATATCTAATCATTTTTCTACTTTATTTATTGGATCTGAATTATTATTTTTACCATTATTAGGTATTTTAATGTTTTTTCCTAAAGCGGGAAGTAATTTATTATTAATTGTTATATACATGATTATGTCAATTTTTTCATCTTCTTTTTTATTGTTAGGATGTTCATTTATATATTTTATTTCTGGTAGGCTATGTTTTTCTTTTTTTTCACAAATTTTTATATATCATCCATCTATTATGTTTGGAAGTATTATTTTATTTGGATTTAGTATAGTTTTTTTATCTCTTTTTTTTAAATTATCATTATTCCCGTTACATACATGGTCTCCAGGTATATATCAAAATACTAATTCATGTTCATTGATTTATTTTTCTACTGTTACAAGAATTTCTATATTTTCATTTTTAATACGTTTTTTTTATTATATTCCTTATATATATAATATAAAATTATTATATTTTATAATATATTATATTTCTGTATTATCTATTTTTTTTGGTAATTTATTTTCTATTTTTCAAAATAAAGTACAAAGATCAATTGGGTATTTATCTATTTCTAATCTTGGTTTTTTATTAATGTTATTATTAATATATTCTTCAAAAGAAGATATATTTATTATTAGACAAATACAGTTTTATTTATTTGGTTATATACTAGGATTAGTTGGTTTTTTTAGTATTAAAAGTACTATTGATTTTAATATTTTTTCCAAAAAAATTTATTCTATTAAAGATAATTCATTAAGAGGGTTATTTTGGTATGATCCGATTTTAGGGATTTCAATATCTTTAATTCTGTTATCTTTATCTGGATTTCCTTTAACTTTAGGTTTTTGGGGAAAGTTTTTTATATTTAAGAATTTGATTCAAAGAAGATTTTTTATTACAGTTATCATTATGATGTTAAGTAGTATCATAGGAATGCAGAGTTATTTAAATATAATTTATAATGTGTATGATACATCTTTAACATTAGATCATACAAATATTAAATATAATTTTTATATACCACTTTTTCAAAAATATTTAATTTTATTTATGAGTTTAGTATTTATTATTTTAGGGTTCTTTCCTCAGATTATTTTAAATATTTTATAATATATTTTTTTATATTAAAGAGTTATATTTTTTTAATAAAATTTATTTAAAAAATGAAATTTGATTATTAATAAAAAATATTTTACTGCTAATTGTATTAGCAGTATATTTAATATGTAGATGTTAAATTATAATATTTATTTATATATCATATATATATAATTATATATTTATATTAATATAATGTTGGAATATTTTCCAACATTTATTCTAAAAAAATAGAAACTAAATAGTTTATTTAATATATAAATTAATATTGTTATATTTTATAACAGTATTTTTTAGTAATCAAACATTTCTAAAATTGATTTTTCTTTATTAATTCTTTTAATTGCTTCTGCTAACATGTTAGCTACGGATAATATCCGAATGTTTTTTAAATTTTTTATTTCTTTAGATAAAGGAATTGTATCACAAATGATAATTTTATCTATGTATGTTACTTTTTTTATATTTTCACTTGCTGCACCTGAAAAAATTGGATGAGTTGCATATGCGAAAATACGTTGCGCTCCGTTTTTTTTCAGTTTTTTTGCAGCTGCACATAATGTTATTCCAGTATCTATAATATCATCAATTAAAATACAATCTCTATTTTTTATTTGTCCGATAATATTCATTACTTGAGAAGTATTAGAATGTGATCGACGTTTATCAATAATAGCCATATCAGAATCATTAAATAGTTTTGCGATTTCTCTAGTTCTAATAATACCACCTATATCAGGTGAAACAAATACCGGATTTAGAAAATCAATTTTCAACAAATCTTTTAAAAAAATCATACTACTAAATATGTTATTTATAGGAATATCAAAAAAACCTTGAATTTGTTCTGAATGTAAATCTATAGTCAAAATTTGATCTACACCAACATTAGATAAAAAATCAGCAATAACTCTAGCAGTGATTGGTACTCGAGAAGATCGCATCCTTCTATCTTGTCGTGCATATCCAAAATATGGTATTACAGCTGTAATACGTCCTGCTGAAGCTCTTCTTAAAGCATCAATCATAATGATTAATTCCATTAAATTATCATTTGTAGGTAAACATGTAGATTGTATTACAAAAACATCATAACCTCTAATGTTTTCATTGATTTGTATGCTAATTTCCCCGTCACTAAATTTACTAACAGTAGCTTTACCTAACGATATATTTAATTTTTTAGCAATTTTTTTTGATAAAATTGGAGTAGAATTTCCAGAAAATAATTTAATGTTTCCCATTTTAATCCTATTTAAAAAATATGTATTAAATTGTATTAGAAAGTTTTTTTTATAATATTTTTTTTAATAAATTTAAATATTTTTGAAAAAATATTTTTTTAAAAATATCTATTTTTATTAAAGAGATGATTCTTATTATATATATTTAATCATATTATGATATGATTAAATATGAATTAATATATATTTATTTTGTTTTATTTTTATATTTCTATATTAAATAGGTTTATTTTTATGAAAAAATCAATAATTATAAAATTGAAAAATTTAATGAAAAGGTATACAGAATTAGAATCTTTATTATCAAATCATTATTTAACATTTAATAAAGAAGAATTTTCTAAATTATCTAAAGAAAAAGCGGAATTATTTAAATTACACGAATCATTTCTTTTATGGTTGTCAATAAAATCAGAAATAAAGGATACACGTTTATTATTAAATGATTCTGTTATTGCTAAATTAGCTGAAGAAGAATTATATTTATTATTAAATAAACAAAAGAAGATTGAAAAAAAAATTAAATTATTATTACTTCCTATCGATCCTTATGATAAAAATAGTTGTTTTATTGAAATTCGTGCTGCTACTGGGGGACAAGAAGCCGCTATTTTTTCTGGAGAATTATGTAAAATGTATATGCGATATGCTGATTTTAAATCTTGGAAAGTAAGTATTATCAATATGCATGAAGGAGAAATGGGAGGGTATAAAGAAATTATTTTGAAAGTAATTGGTGTAGGAGCTTGCGGAAGATTAAAATTTGAATCAGGAGGTCATAGAGTACAACGTGTCCCACAAACAGAGTCACAAGGTAGAATACATACATCCACATGTACCGTAGCAATTATGCCTGAAGTTTCTAAATCAAAAAAAATTATTTTAAATGTGTCTGATTTAAAAATTGATACATTTCGTTCTTCTGGTGCTGGTGGCCAGCATGTTAATACAACTGATTCTGCAGTTCGTATTACACATATTCCTACCGGTAATGTAGTTGAATGTCAAGATGAACGATCTCAGCATAAGAATAAAGAAAAAGCTTTATCTGTTTTATCTGCTAAAATTTATTCTGAAAATAATGCAAAAAAAGCATTAGAAAATTCTTTGATGAGGAGGAACTTGCTGGGAACTGGCTCTAGATCTGATAGAAATAGAACATATAATTTTTCTCAAAATAGAGTAACAGATCATCGAATCAACTTAACAATATATCGTTTAAATGAAATTTTATTAGGTAAATTAGATTTATTAATAGAGCCTTTACTACAAGAACATCAAGCAGATTTATTATCAACAATGGAATAAAATAAAACTGGTATATAATAATGAATATTTTAAAATGGTTATCATATGCTGAGAAAAAATTAGTTAATAGTACAACATCAAAACTAGATTCAGAATTATTATTATGTTTTGTATTAAAGTATTCAAAAAAAGAATTATTATATAA
The window above is part of the Buchnera aphidicola (Cinara piceae) genome. Proteins encoded here:
- the nuoK gene encoding NADH-quinone oxidoreductase subunit NuoK, producing the protein MLLLNHGILIPIILFIIGIFSLLKHKNLIFILISLEILTNSVAFAIILVGHYWNQQDSQIIYLLIITVAATEVSIMLAIFLKIYQRYNTLDICKLSEIDK
- a CDS encoding NADH-quinone oxidoreductase subunit L; this translates as MNLIYYIGIFPLLSFFLLTIFQRFFLKKIVSIISIFSILMSFFLFLYVIYDYIKMYSTSKVFFIPLLNWMYINNYGIKLNFLVDFFSLSMLGTVILISLCIYLYSLWYMKDSLEYTKYFIYMNLFVSFMIFFVLSSNLIIMFCIWELVGICSYLLIGFYFKQEKNGYSAIKSFLMTRFSDIFFLISIFLILLHFNTTDFFILKYFTEEIVFLNYHTNYLFWISFCLIVASIGKSAQIPLHTWLIGAMVGPTPASALIHAATMVAMGIYLIIRVHFLFFYNTNIMFILSLIGCFTLLISSFSAIFEKNIKRILAFSTISQIGYMFLALGSKNIKGTFLHLICHAFFKSLLFLSAGSIIKHTNNEQNIFKMGCLYKKLPFIYMTFLTGIISLISFPFITSSFYSKGDILFNIFDKKEILFLFCSFLGILFTSIYSCRMFFFIFHGQNKSNFIAIKKNFFHDISLFILCIGCTPITWYFISNVFYKIIFTPVLNGSTHSVYLEYISFGITTIGFIIFFIFYLNQYLILKKYCLESILYPVYSLILNNWFFDMFYFYLIIQPYYMISNYLNSKKFFYIERFFLNLICFFKSKLFQIKSIDIVYHIRWYIFCLTACLLIIFINKNNYI
- a CDS encoding complex I subunit 4 family protein; amino-acid sequence: MIILVFMAIPLIGAILSLLTYFLNKKLPRYMAFLSIMTCLFFSIFFFYTNSHINNSSFSDNSLIFSFYKIWIPRYGISFYLGVDKLSLLMIFLTSLMGICSISCEWDILNKNIGIFYFCVQLIILGIFGIFLSFDMLLFFFFWEIILIPMYFLIIFWNNSYENNCKSIYVARKFFIYSQLSSFILLFSILNLACIYHSYSGIWTFNYFILKNIKMSLYMEIFVMFSLLLSLVIKLPLFPFDDWLPDIQEIISPSGSVDLVGILLKPAIYGLLRYHLVLFPRTSHMFSLIFISLGLFTMLYGSIMAFSQTNIKRLLAYSSISNMGIIFASLYSENIFSYQGVMIYFVSYVISTAALLIIIGKIFFHIKTQNILYMGGLWSCMYFIPSFFLFFSFANLSIPLTGNFSGKFMMLWGIFSFYPVLGYLFAFCLFLSSIYSVILIQRVCYGSTNHVILQNELNIFHLIILIFFACFLILIGLYPKLFLQFSYEISDQLYRNYISFFNK
- a CDS encoding proton-conducting transporter membrane subunit, coding for MIRLFYSIIPILPILILISSILIILFVSFYKKKTYLGCMIIIFSIFFSIISIIYSKYFMLEYFSELIKIDKYSYFFIFMLLISSFYTCAFSYNWLSYGNYHSIEFYLFLLLSVLGGILVSISNHFSTLFIGSELLFLPLLGILMFFPKAGSNLLLIVIYMIMSIFSSSFLLLGCSFIYFISGRLCFSFFSQIFIYHPSIMFGSIILFGFSIVFLSLFFKLSLFPLHTWSPGIYQNTNSCSLIYFSTVTRISIFSFLIRFFYYIPYIYNIKLLYFIIYYISVLSIFFGNLFSIFQNKVQRSIGYLSISNLGFLLMLLLIYSSKEDIFIIRQIQFYLFGYILGLVGFFSIKSTIDFNIFSKKIYSIKDNSLRGLFWYDPILGISISLILLSLSGFPLTLGFWGKFFIFKNLIQRRFFITVIIMMLSSIIGMQSYLNIIYNVYDTSLTLDHTNIKYNFYIPLFQKYLILFMSLVFIILGFFPQIILNIL
- a CDS encoding ribose-phosphate pyrophosphokinase; this translates as MGNIKLFSGNSTPILSKKIAKKLNISLGKATVSKFSDGEISIQINENIRGYDVFVIQSTCLPTNDNLMELIIMIDALRRASAGRITAVIPYFGYARQDRRMRSSRVPITARVIADFLSNVGVDQILTIDLHSEQIQGFFDIPINNIFSSMIFLKDLLKIDFLNPVFVSPDIGGIIRTREIAKLFNDSDMAIIDKRRSHSNTSQVMNIIGQIKNRDCILIDDIIDTGITLCAAAKKLKKNGAQRIFAYATHPIFSGAASENIKKVTYIDKIIICDTIPLSKEIKNLKNIRILSVANMLAEAIKRINKEKSILEMFDY
- the prfA gene encoding peptide chain release factor 1 produces the protein MKKSIIIKLKNLMKRYTELESLLSNHYLTFNKEEFSKLSKEKAELFKLHESFLLWLSIKSEIKDTRLLLNDSVIAKLAEEELYLLLNKQKKIEKKIKLLLLPIDPYDKNSCFIEIRAATGGQEAAIFSGELCKMYMRYADFKSWKVSIINMHEGEMGGYKEIILKVIGVGACGRLKFESGGHRVQRVPQTESQGRIHTSTCTVAIMPEVSKSKKIILNVSDLKIDTFRSSGAGGQHVNTTDSAVRITHIPTGNVVECQDERSQHKNKEKALSVLSAKIYSENNAKKALENSLMRRNLLGTGSRSDRNRTYNFSQNRVTDHRINLTIYRLNEILLGKLDLLIEPLLQEHQADLLSTME